The DNA sequence GCCTTCATCCTCGGGATACGGCTACGGGCAATGCGCCGGAACACCTGTTCTGACGCTGTTGACAGAGCCCAATGCGCCATCCGGCACTATAAAGGCCGTGGTAAGAGGGCTATACGACTGCGCAGGCGTGACTCTTTACATAAAGCCGTGGACCGGATGCAACAACCGCACCACCATAGCGTCTTTTGTGGCTAACGACACAGGAGGCAGCGTGACATTCAACGCCCCTGGAACCGATGGCGTATACGGCTACTGGGTATGCGGGGCAAGGGGAGCAATCCAGGGCAACGCCAAGGACAAGGCAGAGGTCTTCGTGCAGAGCGGCAGCACATCAACCATACCTCCGACAACCACAATAACCCCTTCAAGCAAGAAGACCAACGGCTGCCACGGCTCAGCAATACTCACGATCATGCCGGATCCTGCATCTACTTCATCCAATGTTGAGGCAGTGGTTAGGGGATTGTCAGACTGCAGCGGCACGACGCTTTACATAAAGCCTTGGACCGGATGCTCAAACAGCACCACCATAGCATCCTTTGTCGCTAACGACACAGGAGGCAGGACCTCATTCAAGCTGCCCAACAGCATGGGAGTGTACGGCTACTGGATATGCAGCGGCAAGAGCAACGGCAAGGGCCCAGTGAAGGGCGACAAGGCGGACGTCTTCGTAATCTGATTTTTTTGCAAGTTAGGCAGCATGGCAGCGGACGCCAGATTGGCCTGCTGCCGTCACAAAGGTTTATAAAATTTCATTTGCAGTAGATACTACCCAAAATGGTAGTATCATCCGGTAGTACAATGGCAAACAAACCTGTCAAAAATTACCTTTCTCAATACCCAAAGAGAAGGATAACAAGAAAGGAGGCTGAATTGAGGGTAACGATCGGTGAGACAATATCAAACAAGGGCGAGGAGTCCAAGAAGGCAAGAGCAGTGCTTGAGCGCATACCATACATAACGATCGCAACATCAAACAAAAAGTCAGTACCCTGGAACACCCCGGTTTTCTGCGCATACGACAAGGACTACAACTTCTACTGGATATCCTCGAGGGAATGCGTGCATTCCGTAAACATAGAGGCAAACCCGAATGTAGCGCTTGTAGTATACGACTCCACGGTTCCTGACGGCGAGGGCATCGGGGTTTACATAAAGGCCAGGGCCCGCATATTGGAGAGCAGGCCTAGGATCAGGAAAGCCCTGGAGCTGCTTTACAAAAGGAAGCACAGGGCTGTGCCATCGGCAGGCGACTTCGTCGGGGCGCCGAGAGGTGTATACAAGGCGACAACCTCCGCATTCTGGATAAACGACCTAAAGAAAAAGGCCGGCGAATTCAGGTACCTGAGGATGGAAATACAATTGAAATGAAAGAAGGTGCAACATGAGCAGCAACGAACGCATTTCAAGGTTTTTTACCTCTGAATCTCATATTGCAAAAAGGATAAATAGTTCCTTTTTTTTATAATAAGCATGCGCAGCCGTAGGCTTATGTTGCTTGTCGCGCTCTCTGCCATAGCGATTGCAGTGCTTTCAGCGCCTGCATTTTCCCAGGGCATCGGCGGCGCCAACGTCTCGATAGCTGGCGTTTCGCTGCCGGAGAGCGTAGGCATAAACTCGCCGCTAGCCGTCTTTGTGACGCTGCAGAATACAGGGGGCATGGCAGCAGGGAACATAACCCTGGAGATGAAACTTGCCGGGAGCTCCAGCATGGTTGAAAGATATGGAGTCAGGCCCTTATCGCCGCAGCAGAACGAGTCTGTGGTGCTCCTGGTATATAACAGCACCTCGCAGGCAGGACCGCACACCGTGATCGTAAGCGCAAGCTACGCCTCAAACGGCAGCACTTTCATTACTGCGCAGAGGACCTTGGGATATAATGTGGTAAATACAATGGACCAGCAGGCAAAAAGCCCCTCTGCAAAAGGGAGCAATGGCCTATCGATCGCGTACATGCCGCTGTATGTGTCGCTGTTTGAGGGAAGCAGCTCGGTGTACAGGCTCGGGCTCATGAATACCGGCCATTCTCCGGAATCCGTAAGCATAGGAACGAACAGCAGCTATTCCGGCATTATAGAATTTTCCACGGACAGCCTCTACCTGCTTCCTAACTCAACCCTGTATGTCCAGTTCCTGCTGAATGCGATAAACATAAGCACCAACGCATCTACCTATTACATACCTATAAGCCTGAACACCAGCTATTCAAACGGCACCTCCAGCACAGCTACCGAGGTGCTTGCACTCACGATATACAACTATTCCAGGGAGCAGCCCGCGCTCCTGAGCGACATAACCTCATTGAACTCCAGCAGCTCCATCAG is a window from the Candidatus Micrarchaeota archaeon genome containing:
- a CDS encoding pyridoxamine 5'-phosphate oxidase family protein — its product is MANKPVKNYLSQYPKRRITRKEAELRVTIGETISNKGEESKKARAVLERIPYITIATSNKKSVPWNTPVFCAYDKDYNFYWISSRECVHSVNIEANPNVALVVYDSTVPDGEGIGVYIKARARILESRPRIRKALELLYKRKHRAVPSAGDFVGAPRGVYKATTSAFWINDLKKKAGEFRYLRMEIQLK